In one Achromobacter spanius genomic region, the following are encoded:
- a CDS encoding TonB-dependent receptor domain-containing protein encodes MSTQKSVTVLGAVRPTTLPAFRLLPLVMAIAMTGAAHAQSANRGMEDTQGVAQLDTVVVTAAGFEQEIKNAPASISVITREQLETKPFHNLADAVADVEGVTVERGGKAGGMNISIRGLPSDYTLILIDGKRLNQNSSGARPNGFGDVDTNFIPPMAAIERIEVVRGPMSTLYGSDAMGGVINIITRKTSQEWIGQITLDGTAQGDNTYGNNYGAAFYLSGPIKTDKLGLTLRGGHYRRLSAHGSYPANQAEADSGYYTGNIAAFSGLGDSTQQNVGLRLALTPNRNHDVLFDVDSNWQTYDNGNEELGTLNSSIAPKRQGGGYEPELKFNRQRYALTHLGRYSGSLSSDTSLVYDTTETIGRTNPMNAPRRPTDGDKRDLEYDNWVFDTKWTTPLLNERHNLTVGGQWREQHFKDTLVSAPLDQRQYQWALFAEDEWRIVDDLALTAGARYDRNEQFGGKWSPRGYLVWNATPMWTVKGGVSKGYKTPDINLMTDGIIGLGAQGTKPLLGNSQLKPESSTASELGLLFDDGEGLSGNLTAFHTKFKDKIDNQSVPNCLAVGGPVAGCLDLGVWERNGIPVADFSQRVNVDTATIQGFELGGRVPLGGGVSFNGNYTLTASEVTSGDKQGQPLGSQPRHALNLGLNWRINDQFNVWARGEYRAKQFNNMNWEKEQVFYNPYWLASTGGSYTVNKNVTLSASVFNLFDKNFVNYGPTKVGSTTPAANANWTNSYRQVLEGRRLWVSANITF; translated from the coding sequence ATGTCTACTCAGAAAAGCGTTACCGTCCTGGGGGCAGTTCGTCCCACAACCCTTCCAGCTTTCCGCCTGCTGCCCCTGGTCATGGCCATCGCCATGACCGGCGCGGCCCACGCGCAGTCGGCCAACCGGGGCATGGAAGACACCCAGGGCGTTGCGCAACTGGATACCGTGGTGGTCACCGCAGCCGGCTTCGAGCAGGAAATCAAGAACGCGCCCGCGTCCATTTCCGTGATCACGCGTGAACAGCTTGAAACCAAGCCGTTTCATAACCTGGCCGATGCGGTGGCCGACGTGGAAGGCGTGACGGTGGAACGCGGCGGCAAGGCGGGCGGCATGAACATCAGCATCCGTGGCCTGCCCAGCGACTACACGCTGATTCTGATTGACGGCAAGCGATTGAACCAGAACAGTTCGGGTGCGCGGCCCAACGGCTTTGGCGACGTGGACACCAACTTCATCCCGCCCATGGCCGCCATTGAACGCATTGAAGTCGTGCGCGGCCCCATGTCCACGTTGTATGGCTCGGACGCCATGGGCGGCGTGATCAACATCATCACGCGCAAGACCAGCCAGGAATGGATCGGCCAGATCACGCTGGACGGCACCGCGCAAGGCGACAACACCTACGGCAACAACTACGGTGCGGCGTTTTACCTGAGCGGCCCCATCAAGACCGACAAGCTGGGCCTGACCCTGCGCGGCGGCCACTACCGCCGGCTGAGCGCGCATGGCAGCTACCCCGCCAACCAGGCGGAAGCCGACAGCGGCTACTACACCGGCAACATCGCCGCCTTTTCGGGCCTGGGCGACAGCACGCAACAGAACGTGGGCCTGCGCCTGGCGCTGACGCCCAACCGTAACCACGACGTGCTGTTCGACGTGGACAGCAACTGGCAAACCTATGACAACGGCAACGAGGAACTGGGCACGCTGAACAGCAGCATCGCGCCCAAGCGACAGGGCGGCGGCTACGAACCCGAATTGAAGTTCAACCGCCAGCGTTACGCGCTGACGCACCTGGGCCGCTACAGCGGTTCGCTCAGTTCCGACACCAGCCTTGTTTACGACACCACCGAAACCATCGGCCGCACCAATCCGATGAATGCGCCGCGCCGCCCCACAGACGGCGACAAGCGCGACCTGGAATACGACAACTGGGTGTTCGACACCAAGTGGACGACGCCGCTGCTCAACGAACGCCACAACCTGACCGTGGGCGGGCAGTGGCGTGAACAGCATTTCAAGGACACGCTGGTGTCCGCGCCGCTGGACCAGCGCCAGTATCAATGGGCGCTGTTCGCCGAAGACGAATGGCGCATTGTCGACGACCTGGCGCTGACGGCCGGCGCCCGCTACGACCGCAACGAACAATTCGGCGGCAAGTGGAGCCCGCGCGGCTACCTGGTGTGGAACGCCACGCCGATGTGGACGGTCAAAGGCGGTGTCAGCAAGGGCTACAAGACGCCCGACATCAACTTGATGACGGACGGCATCATCGGCCTGGGCGCGCAGGGCACCAAGCCCTTGCTGGGCAATTCGCAACTGAAGCCGGAAAGCAGCACCGCGTCTGAATTGGGCCTGCTGTTTGACGACGGCGAGGGCCTGTCCGGCAACCTGACGGCATTCCACACCAAGTTCAAGGACAAGATCGACAACCAAAGCGTGCCCAATTGCCTGGCCGTGGGCGGCCCGGTGGCCGGGTGCCTGGACTTGGGCGTCTGGGAACGCAACGGCATCCCCGTGGCGGACTTTTCGCAGCGCGTGAACGTCGATACCGCCACCATCCAGGGCTTTGAGCTGGGCGGCCGGGTGCCGCTGGGCGGCGGCGTCTCGTTCAACGGCAACTACACGCTGACCGCCAGCGAAGTGACCTCGGGCGACAAGCAGGGCCAGCCCCTGGGCTCGCAGCCGCGCCACGCCCTGAACCTGGGCTTGAACTGGCGCATCAACGACCAGTTCAACGTGTGGGCGCGTGGCGAATACCGCGCCAAGCAGTTCAACAACATGAACTGGGAAAAAGAGCAGGTGTTCTACAACCCGTACTGGCTGGCCAGCACGGGTGGGTCGTATACCGTCAACAAGAACGTGACCCTGTCGGCGTCGGTGTTCAACCTGTTCGACAAGAACTTCGTGAACTACGGTCCGACGAAGGTGGGTTCCACCACGCCCGCGGCGAACGCCAACTGGACCAACTCGTACCGCCAGGTGCTGGAAGGCCGCCGCTTGTGGGTATCGGCGAACATCACGTTCTGA
- a CDS encoding TatD family hydrolase, which translates to MLIDTHCHLDAAEFDADRQQVADHACEAGVGSIVIPAIERANFSVVQRLAGQIAGGAYALGIHPLYVQRAQESDLDVLRDTIKQCLGDPRFVAIGEIGLDFFVPEISAGEARERQERFYAAQLDMAAEFKLPVLLHVRRSQDILLKYLRRHGPIGGIAHAFNGSAQQAQAFIDHGFALGMGGAMTYERALQIRRHAVDVDLAHLVLETDAPDIPPAWLHPPQRRNRPGELLRIAAVLAELRGITPAQVAHATTANAMRVLPRLPAAILTDDD; encoded by the coding sequence ATGCTGATCGACACCCACTGTCATCTGGACGCCGCGGAATTCGACGCCGACCGCCAGCAGGTGGCCGACCACGCTTGCGAAGCCGGCGTCGGGTCCATCGTCATCCCCGCCATCGAACGCGCCAACTTTTCCGTGGTGCAACGGCTGGCCGGCCAGATTGCCGGCGGCGCCTACGCGCTGGGCATCCATCCGCTTTACGTGCAGCGCGCGCAAGAGTCCGACCTGGACGTGCTGCGCGACACCATCAAACAGTGCCTGGGCGACCCCCGCTTTGTTGCTATCGGTGAAATTGGCCTGGACTTTTTCGTGCCCGAGATTTCCGCTGGCGAAGCGCGCGAACGGCAGGAACGGTTCTATGCCGCCCAACTGGACATGGCCGCGGAATTCAAGCTGCCCGTGTTGCTGCATGTGCGCCGGTCGCAAGACATTTTGCTGAAATACCTGCGTCGCCATGGCCCCATTGGCGGCATCGCGCACGCCTTCAACGGCAGCGCGCAGCAAGCCCAAGCGTTCATTGATCACGGGTTTGCGCTGGGCATGGGGGGCGCCATGACGTATGAACGGGCCTTGCAGATTCGCCGCCATGCGGTGGACGTGGACCTGGCGCACCTGGTGCTGGAAACCGATGCGCCGGATATTCCTCCTGCCTGGCTGCACCCGCCCCAGCGCCGCAACCGGCCGGGCGAATTGCTGCGTATCGCCGCCGTTCTGGCGGAGCTGCGCGGCATCACGCCCGCGCAGGTGGCGCATGCCACCACGGCCAATGCGATGCGAGTATTGCCGCGCTTGCCGGCCGCGATTCTGACGGACGACGACTAA
- a CDS encoding ABC transporter ATP-binding protein, with amino-acid sequence MIKIPNADALTPALQAENIVKFYDDGAARIDVLSDVSLTVARGEMVAIVGASGSGKSTLLHILGLLDVPNSGSVSVDGKLAVGLSEAKKSAVRNSSLGFVYQFHHLLPEFSALDNVAMPLIVRRESRDKAREAAREVLALVGLAAREDHFPGQLSGGERQRVALARALVTRPVCVLADEPTGNLDRNTAHKMFELLTRVNQESGTAFAIVTHDPELAARADRQLLMESGRLVSG; translated from the coding sequence ATGATTAAGATTCCCAACGCAGACGCCCTGACCCCCGCGCTGCAAGCCGAAAATATCGTCAAGTTCTACGACGATGGCGCTGCCCGCATTGATGTGCTGAGCGATGTCAGCCTGACGGTGGCGCGCGGCGAGATGGTCGCCATCGTGGGCGCGTCGGGCTCGGGCAAGAGCACCTTGTTGCACATTCTTGGCCTGCTGGACGTGCCCAACAGCGGCTCGGTGTCGGTGGACGGCAAATTGGCCGTGGGCTTGTCCGAAGCCAAGAAGAGCGCGGTGCGCAACAGCAGCCTGGGCTTTGTGTACCAGTTTCACCATCTGCTGCCGGAATTTTCGGCGCTGGATAACGTGGCGATGCCGCTGATCGTGCGTCGCGAAAGCCGCGACAAGGCCCGCGAGGCTGCGCGCGAGGTGCTGGCGCTGGTGGGCCTGGCCGCGCGCGAAGACCATTTTCCGGGTCAGTTGTCGGGCGGAGAACGCCAGCGGGTCGCCTTGGCGCGCGCGCTGGTGACGCGCCCGGTGTGTGTGCTGGCCGATGAGCCCACCGGCAACCTGGACCGCAACACGGCGCACAAGATGTTTGAGCTGCTGACCCGCGTGAACCAGGAATCGGGTACGGCGTTCGCCATCGTTACGCACGACCCCGAACTGGCTGCCCGCGCCGACCGCCAATTGTTGATGGAAAGCGGCAGGCTGGTGTCGGGGTAA
- a CDS encoding lipoprotein-releasing ABC transporter permease subunit, protein MARIRQRRGRRDRFISFIAASSMAGIALGVAALIVVLSVMNGFQKEVRDRMLSVLPHIELYIPGALPERVLEQWQQFATAAEQNPEVKAGAPFVAAQGMLVRGQALRGVQVRGIDPATEGNVSDLPRQMVSGKLTDLKAGGFGVVLGNELADGLGVKVGDTLLMMAPQGSISPAGFAPRMRQFTVVGVFSSGHYEYDSSLAFVDNQDAARVFRESGTAGVRLRIADMQKAPEVAVELKKVLPPYVMASDWSRNNRTWFAAVQTEKRMMFLILALIVAVAAFNLLSSLVMAVKDKQSDIAILRTLGAGPGEVARIFLVQGALIGVIGTLLGVVGGIAIAYNVDVIVPFIERLLGVHFLPREVYFISALPSDPQMGDIVTIGLTSLVLSLLATLYPSWRASRLQPAQVLRHD, encoded by the coding sequence ATGGCCCGAATCCGCCAGCGACGCGGGCGCCGCGATCGCTTCATCTCCTTCATCGCCGCCAGTTCCATGGCGGGCATCGCGCTGGGCGTTGCCGCCCTGATCGTGGTGCTGTCCGTGATGAACGGCTTTCAAAAAGAAGTGCGCGACCGCATGTTGTCGGTGCTGCCGCACATCGAACTCTATATCCCCGGCGCCTTGCCCGAGCGGGTGCTTGAGCAGTGGCAGCAGTTTGCCACCGCCGCCGAGCAGAACCCCGAGGTCAAGGCCGGCGCGCCCTTCGTGGCGGCGCAGGGCATGCTGGTACGCGGCCAGGCGCTGCGGGGTGTGCAGGTACGGGGCATCGACCCGGCCACCGAAGGCAACGTGTCTGACCTGCCGCGCCAGATGGTATCGGGCAAGCTGACCGACCTGAAAGCCGGCGGCTTCGGCGTGGTGCTGGGCAATGAGCTGGCCGATGGCCTGGGCGTCAAAGTGGGCGACACGCTGCTGATGATGGCGCCGCAGGGCTCGATCAGCCCGGCCGGTTTCGCGCCGCGCATGCGCCAGTTCACCGTGGTGGGCGTGTTCTCGTCGGGCCACTATGAATACGATTCGTCGCTGGCGTTCGTGGACAACCAGGACGCCGCGCGCGTGTTCCGCGAAAGCGGCACGGCGGGCGTGCGGCTGCGCATTGCCGACATGCAGAAAGCGCCCGAAGTGGCGGTCGAACTGAAGAAGGTCTTGCCGCCCTACGTGATGGCCAGCGACTGGTCGCGCAACAACCGCACCTGGTTTGCTGCCGTGCAGACCGAAAAGCGCATGATGTTCCTGATCCTGGCCTTGATCGTCGCCGTGGCCGCGTTCAACCTGCTGTCGTCCTTGGTGATGGCCGTGAAGGACAAGCAGTCGGACATCGCCATCCTGCGCACGCTGGGCGCGGGGCCGGGCGAAGTGGCCCGCATCTTCCTGGTGCAGGGCGCCTTGATCGGCGTCATCGGCACCTTGCTGGGCGTGGTGGGCGGCATTGCCATTGCCTACAACGTGGACGTGATCGTGCCGTTCATCGAGCGCCTGCTGGGCGTGCATTTCCTGCCGCGCGAAGTCTATTTCATCAGTGCGTTGCCGTCGGACCCGCAAATGGGCGACATCGTCACCATCGGCCTGACGTCCTTGGTGCTGTCGCTGCTGGCCACGCTGTATCCCAGTTGGCGCGCTTCGCGCCTGCAACCGGCACAGGTGCTGCGCCATGATTAA